Proteins co-encoded in one Candidatus Bealeia paramacronuclearis genomic window:
- a CDS encoding helix-turn-helix domain-containing protein, producing the protein MKPTTHFSTLPEGGLRLAVERFIKHYFDLHGDHDYGSGLYAQVLQEVEIPLITETLKATKGNQLRAAHILGLNRNTLRKKIKGLKIELGFLDKS; encoded by the coding sequence ATGAAACCGACAACACATTTTTCCACTTTACCAGAAGGTGGCCTCAGGCTCGCCGTTGAGCGATTTATAAAACACTATTTTGACCTTCATGGCGACCATGATTATGGCTCAGGGCTTTATGCGCAAGTTCTCCAAGAGGTTGAAATTCCCCTTATTACAGAAACATTAAAAGCAACAAAAGGTAATCAATTAAGAGCCGCACATATCTTGGGCCTCAATCGAAATACCTTACGCAAAAAAATTAAAGGGTTAAAAATTGAGTTAGGGTTTTTGGATAAAAGTTAA
- the rpmF gene encoding 50S ribosomal protein L32 — MAVPKRKTSPSRRGMRRAHDFLKVPAAAECSNCGNMKLPHHICQSCGHYKGRQVFHDKASETSKVL, encoded by the coding sequence ATGGCTGTTCCAAAGAGAAAAACAAGTCCGTCACGTCGCGGAATGCGTCGAGCACATGACTTTTTGAAAGTGCCCGCAGCGGCTGAATGTTCCAACTGTGGAAATATGAAGCTTCCCCATCACATTTGCCAAAGTTGCGGCCATTATAAAGGTCGCCAGGTTTTTCACGACAAAGCGTCTGAAACATCCAAAGTTTTATAG
- the plsX gene encoding phosphate acyltransferase PlsX encodes MGVTLAVDGMGGDQAPQMVVDGLALASIRYPTTSFILFGDEKTLSALVALHSHLKDHVTIVHTDEVVTSEMKPSAAIRGLPQSSMRLAIKAVAEGKAQGVVSAGNTGAYMALAKMVLKTLPGIERPALASLVPTLKSESVMLDLGANVECNARNLEQFALMGVMFARYVLSLCKPKVGVLNVGSEEMKGHAYVKEAADLIRAGSIGSSFHGFIEGDDITKGTVDVIVTDGFTGNVVLKSGEGVMQLAMTYVREGFKNSIFASLGYFLARPMLEKLKSRLDHRRYNGGIWLGLNGVAIKSHGGTDALGFSHAIALAIDMVTSGVNEHIVAEFKSEEAHLKKKAAV; translated from the coding sequence GTGGGCGTCACTCTTGCAGTCGATGGAATGGGCGGAGATCAAGCACCTCAAATGGTGGTAGATGGTCTTGCGCTCGCCTCAATTCGGTATCCAACAACCTCTTTTATCCTTTTTGGGGATGAGAAAACTTTAAGCGCCCTTGTGGCGTTGCATTCTCATCTCAAAGATCATGTCACCATTGTGCACACTGATGAAGTTGTGACTTCTGAGATGAAACCCAGTGCGGCTATCCGCGGACTTCCTCAATCAAGCATGCGTTTGGCTATTAAAGCCGTTGCTGAGGGCAAGGCTCAAGGTGTTGTCTCTGCAGGCAATACAGGCGCCTATATGGCCCTTGCTAAAATGGTTCTCAAAACCCTTCCTGGAATTGAACGCCCAGCCTTGGCCAGCCTTGTTCCCACCCTCAAAAGCGAAAGCGTGATGCTGGATTTAGGCGCTAATGTGGAATGCAATGCGCGTAATTTAGAACAGTTTGCCTTAATGGGCGTTATGTTTGCTCGCTATGTTTTAAGTCTTTGTAAGCCCAAGGTTGGCGTTTTGAACGTAGGCTCTGAGGAAATGAAGGGTCACGCTTATGTGAAAGAGGCGGCCGATCTTATTCGCGCTGGCTCCATTGGCAGCTCTTTCCATGGATTTATTGAAGGTGATGATATCACCAAAGGTACAGTTGATGTAATTGTCACCGATGGATTTACAGGAAACGTTGTTTTGAAATCCGGTGAAGGTGTCATGCAATTGGCAATGACTTACGTGCGCGAAGGATTCAAAAATTCTATTTTTGCAAGTTTAGGTTATTTCCTTGCCCGTCCCATGCTTGAGAAATTAAAATCCAGACTGGACCATCGCCGTTATAATGGTGGTATTTGGCTGGGACTCAATGGCGTTGCCATTAAAAGCCACGGTGGAACAGATGCTCTCGGGTTTTCCCATGCAATTGCCTTGGCTATTGATATGGTGACTTCGGGCGTAAACGAGCACATCGTTGCAGAGTTCAAATCAGAAGAGGCTCACCTCAAGAAAAAGGCCGCTGTATGA
- a CDS encoding beta-ketoacyl-ACP synthase III — MTLRSVVCGTGSYLPQKCLTNYELPAHLETSHEWIMERTGIAARHIAAPNETTSALAVKAALKALEAAGMDPQDIDLIILGTCTPDNTFPSTATLIQSRLGIHKGFAFDVNAACSGFVFALATADNYLKNGMATKALVIGAETMTRIVDWKDRTTAVLFGDGAGAVVLEAQKDTDRGIIGSLLRTDGQGYDQLYVTGGPSTTQTAGTIYMNGRDVFKNAVHCLEEAVEDILKLYHTDQSEIDWLVPHQANKRIIDATAKKLNLSDEKVVHTGSLHANTSAASIPLALDTAVRDGRIKPGQLILCEAFAGGYAWGSNLIRM, encoded by the coding sequence ATGACGTTGCGTTCTGTTGTGTGTGGTACGGGAAGTTATCTTCCTCAAAAGTGTTTAACCAATTACGAGTTGCCGGCTCATCTTGAGACATCTCATGAATGGATTATGGAACGCACCGGAATTGCAGCCCGACATATTGCAGCTCCCAATGAAACAACCTCAGCTCTGGCGGTGAAGGCTGCCTTAAAAGCACTTGAAGCCGCAGGAATGGATCCGCAAGACATTGATCTCATTATTTTAGGAACTTGTACGCCGGACAATACCTTTCCCTCAACAGCAACCCTCATTCAATCACGTTTGGGTATTCACAAAGGCTTTGCTTTTGATGTGAATGCGGCATGTAGCGGTTTTGTCTTTGCACTCGCAACTGCAGACAATTATCTCAAAAACGGCATGGCCACAAAAGCCCTTGTGATTGGTGCGGAAACCATGACTAGAATAGTCGATTGGAAGGATCGCACTACAGCCGTTCTTTTTGGAGATGGCGCAGGTGCTGTTGTTTTAGAAGCTCAAAAAGATACAGATCGTGGAATTATTGGAAGCCTTCTCCGAACTGACGGCCAAGGTTATGATCAACTTTACGTGACAGGTGGACCTAGTACAACGCAAACTGCCGGAACCATTTACATGAATGGCCGTGATGTCTTTAAAAATGCTGTACATTGCCTTGAAGAAGCCGTTGAGGATATTTTAAAACTTTATCATACCGACCAATCTGAAATTGATTGGCTCGTGCCCCATCAGGCGAATAAGCGCATCATTGATGCCACTGCAAAGAAACTCAATCTTTCAGATGAGAAAGTTGTCCACACTGGATCTCTCCACGCAAATACTTCCGCTGCCTCCATCCCCTTGGCGCTGGATACTGCGGTTCGGGACGGTCGCATTAAGCCGGGCCAATTAATTCTTTGCGAAGCTTTTGCCGGCGGCTATGCTTGGGGTTCTAATTTAATTCGCATGTAA
- a CDS encoding aspartate-semialdehyde dehydrogenase, translating to MGFRIAVIGATGNVGREVLSTLAELEFPVEKLHAVASSRSLGSQVSFGEDDVLTVESIESFSFKGIDLAFFCTDSKVSETYIPKALEKGCKVIDKSTAFRMKSDVPLVVPEVNGDILNADIQLVANPNCVVIPVVMALKAFEEPGLKRVVLSTYQSVSGAGREAMDELFNQTRAVYVNDVSKPEHFPKPIAFNVIPQIGNINTHGHTSEEVKIREETQKILSTELPMAVTCVRVPVFIGHSISVAVEFESPLALGEALSLFREMPGLSIVDHRVDGGYVTPTECVGEDNVFISRVRQDKSVENGLLFWLVADNLRKGAALNAVQIAEKWLG from the coding sequence ATGGGTTTTCGTATTGCCGTCATTGGTGCAACCGGCAATGTCGGGCGTGAGGTTTTGTCGACTCTGGCTGAACTTGAGTTTCCAGTAGAAAAACTCCATGCTGTGGCCTCCTCCAGATCTTTGGGATCTCAAGTTTCATTTGGCGAAGATGATGTTTTAACTGTTGAGTCTATTGAGAGTTTCTCATTTAAAGGAATTGATCTGGCATTCTTCTGCACCGATAGCAAAGTCTCAGAAACTTATATCCCCAAAGCCCTTGAAAAAGGGTGCAAGGTGATCGACAAATCAACTGCTTTTCGGATGAAATCGGACGTGCCTTTGGTGGTGCCTGAGGTGAATGGCGATATTTTAAATGCGGACATTCAACTGGTGGCCAATCCCAATTGTGTTGTGATTCCCGTTGTTATGGCTTTAAAGGCGTTTGAAGAGCCGGGCCTTAAGCGGGTAGTTCTCTCAACCTATCAATCGGTTTCAGGCGCCGGACGCGAGGCTATGGACGAGCTTTTCAATCAAACGCGTGCTGTTTACGTGAACGATGTTTCAAAACCCGAACATTTCCCCAAACCCATTGCTTTTAATGTGATCCCTCAAATTGGCAACATCAACACCCACGGTCACACATCTGAAGAAGTGAAAATTAGGGAAGAAACTCAAAAAATTCTCTCAACAGAATTACCGATGGCTGTCACTTGCGTACGTGTGCCTGTTTTCATCGGTCACAGCATCTCGGTAGCCGTTGAATTTGAGTCCCCCTTAGCTCTCGGGGAAGCCTTAAGTCTTTTCCGCGAGATGCCGGGCCTTTCCATCGTTGATCATCGTGTAGATGGTGGGTATGTGACCCCTACGGAATGTGTAGGCGAAGACAATGTCTTCATTAGCCGCGTCCGCCAAGACAAAAGCGTTGAGAATGGACTTCTTTTCTGGCTTGTTGCTGATAACTTAAGAAAAGGTGCCGCCCTCAATGCGGTTCAAATCGCAGAAAAATGGTTGGGGTGA
- a CDS encoding valine--tRNA ligase gives MLDKTYSPATLEDKFYDAWEKSGVMECGRKPEAQPFTLMMPPPNVTGRLHIGHALTFSLQDFLVRYYRMKGRDVLYQPGTDHAGIATQMMVERELQKEGKTRHDLGRAEFLKRVWQWKEESGNTIVTQLKKLGASPDWKRERFTLDEGLSHAVRKVFVDLYNQKLIYKDKRLVNWDAVLQTAVSDLEVENKDSKSNLWVIAYPLEDEKDKFIHVATTRPETLLGDVAVAVHPEDERYKNWIGKRVHLPLTNRLIPIVGDIHADPEKGTGAVKITPAHDFNDFEVGKRQGLPMINIMDSYARLNENVPEVYQGLDRESARKKVLEDLEEQGLLIEIQETQNTLPYSERSGVLIEPWLTDQWYVDAHTLAQPALKGVREGKTTFTPDFWDKTYFDWLENIQPWCISRQLWWGHQIPAWYGPDGHAFVAMNEEEAQNQAQIHYGKTLSLTQDEDVLDTWFSSGLWPFSTLGWPKETSEFKRYYPTDVLITGHDILFFWVARMMMMGLHFTGEVPFKKVCMHALVRDEKGQKMSKTKGNVVDPLEMIEQYGADAMRFSLATLAAPGRDLKFSKTFVEGARNFATKLWNAARYCEMNASTYQSDFVPSSVTLPLNQWIIKSVDDLGFKVGEAIETFRFNEASQSLYQFIWGTFCDWYLEFSKPYLQDESAPERAETQATIAWVLDRLLRMLHPFMPYVTEALWQHLHVTEDLLAGSSWPEEPVRFIQDVTPAFEDISWIIEVISEIRSLRAEMNISPAAKLLLKIYDAGPEVHRRARDFEALLLRLARLEHLEVFSEHAQNGDTKGAVQALVNDASLIIPLHGAINIEAEMARLQKEILKLDSEHQGLSGRLNNPSFIERAPEDVVNEAKGRLDEINLRKGKLNLALTRLSVS, from the coding sequence ATGTTAGACAAAACTTATTCTCCTGCAACGCTTGAAGATAAATTTTATGATGCTTGGGAAAAATCTGGTGTCATGGAATGCGGCCGAAAGCCAGAGGCTCAGCCTTTCACGCTCATGATGCCGCCCCCCAATGTGACGGGGCGCCTGCATATTGGGCACGCCCTCACCTTTTCCCTGCAAGATTTTCTGGTGCGTTATTATCGCATGAAGGGACGGGATGTTCTCTATCAACCGGGCACGGATCATGCCGGAATTGCCACTCAAATGATGGTGGAGCGCGAACTTCAAAAAGAAGGCAAAACTCGTCACGATCTCGGGCGCGCTGAGTTTTTAAAACGCGTGTGGCAATGGAAAGAAGAATCTGGAAATACAATTGTCACACAATTAAAAAAATTGGGAGCAAGCCCCGATTGGAAGCGGGAACGGTTTACCCTAGATGAAGGTTTGAGTCATGCGGTTCGTAAAGTCTTCGTCGATCTTTATAACCAAAAATTAATTTACAAAGACAAACGCCTTGTGAACTGGGACGCTGTTTTGCAAACAGCCGTCTCCGATCTAGAAGTTGAGAACAAGGATTCAAAATCAAACCTTTGGGTCATTGCGTATCCTTTGGAAGATGAAAAAGATAAATTCATCCACGTGGCCACAACCCGTCCTGAAACGCTTTTAGGCGACGTCGCAGTGGCTGTTCATCCTGAGGACGAACGCTATAAAAATTGGATTGGAAAACGTGTGCATTTGCCGCTCACGAATCGCCTGATTCCAATTGTGGGGGATATTCATGCTGACCCAGAAAAGGGTACCGGCGCAGTTAAAATCACACCGGCTCATGACTTTAATGATTTTGAAGTAGGAAAACGCCAGGGTTTGCCTATGATTAATATCATGGATTCTTATGCGCGCTTGAATGAAAATGTCCCTGAGGTCTATCAAGGTCTGGATCGTGAGTCCGCACGCAAGAAGGTTTTGGAAGATCTTGAAGAACAAGGTCTTTTGATTGAGATCCAAGAAACGCAAAATACACTTCCTTATAGTGAACGTTCCGGGGTTTTGATCGAGCCTTGGCTCACGGATCAATGGTATGTGGATGCCCATACTTTGGCGCAACCCGCTCTTAAAGGGGTACGGGAAGGGAAAACAACCTTTACGCCAGATTTTTGGGACAAAACGTACTTTGATTGGCTTGAAAATATTCAACCTTGGTGCATCTCACGTCAGTTGTGGTGGGGACATCAGATTCCCGCCTGGTACGGACCTGATGGCCATGCCTTTGTTGCCATGAATGAAGAAGAAGCTCAAAATCAAGCACAAATTCATTATGGAAAAACTCTATCCTTAACTCAAGATGAAGACGTTTTGGATACGTGGTTTTCCTCTGGTCTCTGGCCGTTTTCAACATTAGGATGGCCTAAAGAAACGTCAGAATTCAAACGCTATTATCCAACAGATGTTCTGATTACAGGTCATGATATTCTCTTCTTTTGGGTGGCCCGCATGATGATGATGGGACTTCATTTTACAGGTGAAGTTCCATTTAAAAAGGTTTGCATGCATGCTTTGGTTCGCGATGAAAAAGGACAAAAAATGTCTAAGACCAAGGGCAATGTCGTAGATCCGCTTGAGATGATCGAACAATACGGTGCGGACGCCATGCGTTTTAGTTTGGCCACATTGGCTGCTCCCGGACGTGATCTCAAATTCTCAAAAACCTTTGTTGAGGGTGCCCGAAATTTTGCTACAAAACTTTGGAATGCGGCCCGCTATTGCGAAATGAATGCCAGCACCTATCAGTCAGATTTTGTACCAAGTTCTGTAACTCTTCCTTTGAACCAATGGATCATCAAAAGCGTGGATGATTTGGGATTCAAAGTCGGTGAGGCCATTGAAACTTTTCGCTTTAACGAGGCATCTCAGTCCCTTTATCAATTTATTTGGGGCACGTTTTGTGATTGGTATTTAGAATTTTCAAAACCCTATTTACAGGACGAATCCGCGCCCGAACGTGCCGAAACACAAGCCACAATCGCATGGGTTTTGGATCGCTTGCTGCGGATGCTTCACCCCTTCATGCCTTATGTGACAGAGGCCCTGTGGCAGCATTTGCACGTAACTGAAGACCTTCTGGCAGGATCAAGTTGGCCTGAAGAGCCCGTTCGTTTTATCCAAGATGTGACCCCTGCTTTTGAGGATATCTCTTGGATTATCGAAGTGATTTCCGAAATCCGGAGTTTGCGTGCAGAGATGAATATTTCTCCAGCCGCAAAACTGCTTTTGAAAATCTATGATGCGGGTCCTGAAGTCCACCGCAGAGCCCGTGATTTTGAAGCACTTCTTCTTCGTTTAGCTCGACTTGAACACCTTGAAGTTTTCTCAGAGCATGCACAAAACGGAGATACCAAAGGGGCAGTACAAGCTCTCGTCAACGACGCCAGTCTCATTATTCCCCTTCACGGTGCCATCAACATTGAGGCCGAAATGGCACGTCTTCAAAAGGAGATCCTGAAATTAGATTCCGAACATCAAGGACTCTCAGGTCGTCTCAATAACCCAAGCTTCATCGAGCGTGCTCCTGAAGACGTTGTGAATGAAGCCAAAGGGCGGCTGGATGAAATTAACCTTCGCAAGGGCAAATTGAACTTGGCTTTAACAAGGTTGAGTGTTTCGTAA
- a CDS encoding GNAT family N-acetyltransferase, with amino-acid sequence MVIKNFNELSLSELYSILKLRQDVFVREQDCIFEDIDLKDQDAIHLLQKEGDILHAYARLLFEEDKITISRIVTPLHLRDQGIGKAFILKIIDYVRENYSTFRIRIDAQTRLEKFYEKLGFKTVGPEFYFEGDPILHVPMELEF; translated from the coding sequence ATGGTGATCAAAAATTTTAATGAGCTCTCTTTAAGCGAACTCTATTCCATTTTAAAATTGCGGCAAGATGTTTTTGTCCGCGAGCAAGACTGTATTTTTGAGGATATTGATCTCAAAGATCAAGATGCCATTCATCTTTTACAAAAAGAGGGAGACATCCTTCACGCCTATGCGCGCCTTCTTTTTGAAGAAGATAAAATTACCATCAGCCGCATTGTAACCCCTCTGCACCTTCGAGATCAGGGAATTGGAAAGGCCTTTATTCTCAAGATTATTGACTATGTACGGGAAAATTATTCCACCTTTAGAATCCGCATTGATGCCCAAACCCGCCTTGAGAAATTTTATGAAAAACTGGGATTCAAGACCGTGGGGCCAGAGTTCTATTTTGAGGGAGACCCTATACTTCACGTCCCGATGGAATTAGAGTTTTAA
- the xth gene encoding exodeoxyribonuclease III, protein MKIMTWNVNSIRSRLEHLLQVLKDDQPDVVLLQELKALEEQVPIEEIETLGYNIAIWGQKTFNGVAIFSKYPLEDIQRGIPENDEDSQARYIEAVTNGVRVASVYVPNGEAPGTDKYAYKLKFLDLLTRHAQTLLSYDEKFVMGGDYNVAPQDLDVYDPKSWHEKILCSTPEREHLRRLLYLGFTDALRDLYPDEENLYTWWDYRGVSWPSNKGLRIDHLFLSPQAADVLKNCEVNKGPRGWEKASDHAPVWCELKL, encoded by the coding sequence ATGAAAATTATGACATGGAATGTGAATTCTATAAGGTCAAGACTTGAACATCTTCTTCAAGTCCTAAAAGACGATCAACCTGATGTTGTGTTATTGCAAGAACTCAAAGCGCTTGAAGAACAGGTCCCCATCGAGGAGATTGAAACGCTAGGATACAACATCGCTATTTGGGGTCAAAAAACCTTTAATGGGGTCGCAATTTTCTCAAAATATCCTCTTGAGGATATTCAAAGAGGGATTCCTGAAAACGATGAAGATTCCCAAGCACGCTATATTGAGGCGGTGACAAATGGCGTGCGTGTGGCCTCCGTTTATGTCCCCAATGGTGAGGCACCGGGTACAGACAAATATGCCTATAAGTTAAAGTTTTTGGACCTATTAACCCGACATGCCCAAACCCTTTTGTCTTATGATGAAAAGTTTGTAATGGGGGGCGATTATAACGTAGCTCCTCAAGATCTCGATGTTTATGACCCCAAAAGTTGGCATGAAAAAATTCTGTGCTCCACACCTGAGCGCGAACATTTAAGACGTCTTCTTTATTTAGGATTCACAGACGCTTTGCGGGATTTGTATCCCGATGAAGAGAATCTTTATACCTGGTGGGATTATCGGGGAGTCTCTTGGCCTTCGAATAAAGGGCTTCGGATTGATCATCTTTTTCTCTCACCCCAGGCGGCAGATGTTTTAAAAAATTGTGAAGTGAATAAAGGCCCGCGTGGTTGGGAAAAAGCTTCCGATCATGCCCCGGTATGGTGTGAGTTAAAACTCTAA
- a CDS encoding IS630 family transposase has translation MKQLEKIDPETIVWIDEAGIDNRLYREHAWAPRGQKVYAEIPGQKREHVSIIGGLMKGAFVAPFTFQGGCHADLFNAWLEEVLLPGLSKNTTLIMDNAAFHKSPKTKDLIEKFRCHLLFLPTDSPDLNPIEHWWHKIKSILRPLVQQNPENLHQLLDKLLSQCLSI, from the coding sequence ATAAAACAGCTTGAGAAAATAGATCCTGAAACAATCGTGTGGATTGATGAAGCTGGGATTGATAATCGCCTTTATCGAGAGCATGCCTGGGCGCCGCGCGGACAAAAGGTTTACGCGGAGATCCCGGGCCAAAAAAGAGAGCATGTCAGTATCATTGGCGGTCTCATGAAGGGTGCGTTCGTGGCGCCTTTCACCTTTCAAGGTGGATGTCATGCAGATCTTTTTAATGCTTGGCTTGAGGAGGTTTTATTGCCGGGTTTATCAAAAAATACCACCCTGATTATGGACAATGCCGCCTTTCATAAATCGCCAAAAACGAAAGATTTGATTGAGAAATTTCGCTGCCATCTCCTCTTTCTCCCAACTGACTCTCCTGACCTCAATCCTATCGAACATTGGTGGCACAAAATCAAATCCATCCTCCGCCCCCTCGTCCAGCAAAACCCAGAAAACCTTCATCAACTCCTTGATAAACTCCTCAGCCAATGTCTATCCATATAA
- a CDS encoding IS630 transposase-related protein — MVKAYSEDLRKKVISYITSGGRKREAAKVFNVGEATIYRWICLHKQGDIKPKKRTSYPRKVDEQKLRDYVAQNPDHTLKQIAEALGLRFQNVSKWLKRLNITRKKDDALQRT; from the coding sequence ATGGTAAAAGCATATTCGGAAGACCTGCGGAAAAAGGTCATCTCCTACATTACGAGCGGCGGCCGTAAGCGGGAGGCTGCAAAGGTTTTTAACGTTGGAGAAGCCACGATCTATCGATGGATATGTCTTCATAAACAAGGGGATATTAAACCGAAAAAACGCACTTCTTATCCGCGTAAAGTCGATGAGCAAAAACTCAGAGACTACGTCGCTCAAAATCCGGATCATACGCTCAAACAAATCGCCGAAGCTTTGGGGTTGAGATTCCAAAACGTGAGTAAATGGCTTAAACGTTTAAACATTACACGAAAAAAAGACGACGCTTTACAAAGAACGTAA